GGCGACGATTCTGCTCCTCGATCCCGCGACGGGCGTCCTGCGCGCGATCCTCGACGGCCGGCTGATCACCGAGATGCGGACGGCGGCGGTGTCGGCCGCGGCCACGGACCGCCTTGCCCGGCGCGGCGCGCGGCGGCTGGCGCTTCTCGGCGCCGGCGTCCAGGCGCGCAGCCATCTCGAGGCGCTGCGCGAAGTGCGCCCGCCCGCCGAGGTCCGCGTGTGGAGCCGGACACAGACGGGCGCGGACCGCTTCGCCTCCGAGGCGCGCGAGCGATTCGGCGTTTCCGTGACCGTCGCATCATCGCCGGAGGTGGCGGTGCGCGGGGCGGACGTCGTCTGCACCGTGACCGCCAGCACCACGCCGGTGGTCGAGGCGGCGTGGCTCTCACCGGGGACGCACGTGAACGCGGTCGGCGCGGCGCGGTCCGACTGGCGAGAACTTGCCACCGACGTCGTGCGCCGGGCGCGGCTCTTCGTCGATTCGCGGGCCGCCGCGCTGATCGAGGCCGGCGACGTGGTCGGGCCGATTCGCGAGGGCGCGATCACCGAGGCCCACATCGTGGCGGAGATCGGGGACGTGTTCGCCGGCCGGCGCGCGGGCCGGGAGCGCGATGACGAGATCACATTGTTCAAGTCGCTGGGGATGGCCGTGGAGGACGTGGCGACGGCCGGCTTCGCCTACGCGCAGGCGCAGGCGCGGCGTGTCGGAGACGAGGTCAGCCTCGAGTAAGGCGCGGCCGGCTCAGGCGAACCGCAGGGACGTGCCCACCGACGCGTGCACGTAGGCGTCCGGCATCCGCCGCGCCAGCTCCTGCAGCGCGCGCCACCCGGTGCAGTGGCAGGGCACGACGACGTCGGGGCCGATCGCGGCCATCTCATGAATCGTGTCTGGGATAATCGGCTCGAAGAGGCCGCCGGTCAAGTGGAGGCCGCCGACCACCGCATGTATCCGTTTGGTCCCGGTGACCGTCTGCGCGTGGCGGACCACGTTGATGATGCCGGCGTGACTGCACCCGGACAGCACGACCAAGCCCTTCCCGCGGAGCAGGAACACCGCGGCCTGGTCGTCCCACACCCAGGGGTCGGGCTCCCAGCCCTCCGGGGTGCGCGCGTGCTGCAGCGGGAAGCCCTTCTCGAAGGACGTGACGCGCTCGACCTGACCGGTGACCAGCACGGTGTCGTCGAGCAGCAGCGACGGCGCGCGCTCTTCGGTAATTTCGACACCCTCTTGCTCGAGGTCGTGACGGCTCGGCGGCGGGAGATGGATCTCGGCCCCGTTCGGGAAGACGGCCTTGCGGTCGCGCCAGGCGTCGGGGTGGAGCAGGAGCGGCAGACCACGGCGTCCGAGGCGCCGGACCATGCCCTCGAGGCCTCCGTGGTGGTCCACGTGGCCATGCGACAGCACGATCGCGCGCAGGTCGGTGACCTTGGTGCCGAGCACATCGAGATTGTGCAATGCCGTCGACCGGCCCAACCCCGCATCGTAGAGCACAGTCGCCGTGCGGCCCGCGCGCTCCGCCTTGACGAGCAGCGAGAGCCCGTGCTCAGCGAGTAGAGCCTCGCGTTCCAGCGTGTCCCACGCCGGCGGAGCGCGGCGCACAGTCTCCGTGCCGGCCATCAAGAGGTCCACGAAGTTGTCGACGACGATCGTCACTTCGATCGCATCGACCGGCTGAAGCGCCACGCGCTGCCGCATCGGTTCGGCGCTCATGGCATCGCCCGGGTCACGTCCGTGTGGACGAAATCCTTGCCCTTGAACAGCAACGGGTCGCCCGTGGCCTTCGCGAGCGCGTACGAGAAGCAGTCGCCGAAATTCAGCTTCGCCGGATGCCCGCTGCCCCGGCCAAAATCGCGGTAGGCGTCGCGGGCAATTCGTGCCTGCACCTCGGTGACCGGGTCGACGGCGATCTGCGCGGCCCGCAGGAGGTCGTCGAAGCCACGGCTGGCGACGGGATCGCGGCCGGCGTCGATGACCGCGGCTGTCTCAACGAAACTAACCGCCGAGAGGCGCCGGCTGGCCGCTCGTTGGATCGCCTCCGCGCAGGCGGCGGCTTCCGGCTCGTCGCGAAGAATGGCCAGCAGCGCCGACGTGTCGATGATCATCGCGGCAGTCCGCGCTCGTCATACAGCAGCTCGGCGTGGTCGGCGGATCGAAAGGGTTCTCTTAGATGCGCGGCGGTCTTCTTGCCGATCGCCAGCAACCGTTCGGCGAGATTGCCGTCCTTTTCGCGACGCACCCGCTCCAGCCGTTCGCGGAGCGCTTCCGTAACCGCCGCCGTCATGCTCTCCCCGGTAAGGCCGGCCAGTTTCTTCGCCAGCCGGTGCGCCTCGTCGTTTTTGATGTTGAATCCCACGGTTCCATCTACCTTTCTACCTATGTTTGTAATCTATTCTACCATCCGTCAATTGCCACAACAAGTAGACGAGTAGAAGAGACATGAGCTGAAACCCGTCCTGCGTCACGTGACAGAAGGCGGCTCAGACCGTAAACAGCCGCTGCTCCGATACGGTCAGGCGCTCGCAGCCCTCCCCGGTGACCGCGAATTCGTCCTCGATACCGACCACGCCGGTGCCGGGAAAGATCAGCTTCGGCTCGACGGCGAAGACGGTGCCCGGCTCGAGCGGGTCGGTAAAGCCGTCGGCGAGGACGGGCCATTCGTCGAGCTCGAGGCCGACGCCGTGGCCGACGTAGCGGACGCGGTAGGGAGCCGCGCCCATGAAGGCCTCGGCGTACCCGAGGGAGCCGGCCCGGTCGAGCGCCAGATGGTACAGCGCTTCCGGGGTGGCGCCGGGCCTGATCGCGGCCGCCACGGCGTGCAGAATTTGCATCGTCGCGTCGTGAGCGCGTCCCAGCGCGTCCGGCAGCCGTCCGATCACAAGCGTCCGCGT
The sequence above is a segment of the bacterium genome. Coding sequences within it:
- a CDS encoding ornithine cyclodeaminase family protein — protein: MALLLRESHLRELLAMRDLIPLMTRTLAAFSAGAAVQPVRTTVAVDRYGAFLGVMPAYLSGDSGGAPESAEALGLKAVAVYPGNAGRHLPTHLATILLLDPATGVLRAILDGRLITEMRTAAVSAAATDRLARRGARRLALLGAGVQARSHLEALREVRPPAEVRVWSRTQTGADRFASEARERFGVSVTVASSPEVAVRGADVVCTVTASTTPVVEAAWLSPGTHVNAVGAARSDWRELATDVVRRARLFVDSRAAALIEAGDVVGPIREGAITEAHIVAEIGDVFAGRRAGRERDDEITLFKSLGMAVEDVATAGFAYAQAQARRVGDEVSLE
- a CDS encoding MBL fold metallo-hydrolase → MSAEPMRQRVALQPVDAIEVTIVVDNFVDLLMAGTETVRRAPPAWDTLEREALLAEHGLSLLVKAERAGRTATVLYDAGLGRSTALHNLDVLGTKVTDLRAIVLSHGHVDHHGGLEGMVRRLGRRGLPLLLHPDAWRDRKAVFPNGAEIHLPPPSRHDLEQEGVEITEERAPSLLLDDTVLVTGQVERVTSFEKGFPLQHARTPEGWEPDPWVWDDQAAVFLLRGKGLVVLSGCSHAGIINVVRHAQTVTGTKRIHAVVGGLHLTGGLFEPIIPDTIHEMAAIGPDVVVPCHCTGWRALQELARRMPDAYVHASVGTSLRFA
- a CDS encoding type II toxin-antitoxin system VapB family antitoxin, which encodes MGFNIKNDEAHRLAKKLAGLTGESMTAAVTEALRERLERVRREKDGNLAERLLAIGKKTAAHLREPFRSADHAELLYDERGLPR
- a CDS encoding type II toxin-antitoxin system VapC family toxin, whose amino-acid sequence is MIIDTSALLAILRDEPEAAACAEAIQRAASRRLSAVSFVETAAVIDAGRDPVASRGFDDLLRAAQIAVDPVTEVQARIARDAYRDFGRGSGHPAKLNFGDCFSYALAKATGDPLLFKGKDFVHTDVTRAMP